The Coccidioides posadasii str. Silveira chromosome 3, complete sequence genome contains a region encoding:
- the SET1 gene encoding histone methyltransferase set1 (EggNog:ENOG410PH74~COG:B,K~BUSCO:1116at33183), which translates to MSRAPAGFADFFPTAPSVLQKKRSKAAQDRHAANTPKAADPLPNLGLSSTPDIKGGVGTSADNPVRAVGERSAETTLALGDTNGATSSSSLSTGSSGFFSASAPPGVAKPNGISSCALTPLTNTDSSPPCKIESPLGSKSGSTDAAPQLAPTCEAHGGPEPVTITPLHTPPTPRVQARPANSEVKGHKITYDPDLDRKFPSKDRRRKPQYETFGVDDEKDPPPCDPRMAIANYTRGAACKQKTKYRPTPYILRPWAYDPTTSVGPGPPTQIVVTGFDPLTPIAAISALFSSFGDIGEINNRTDPMTGRFLGVCSIKYKDSRAFRGGISLSASQAVRRAYLECKKEQRIGTRRIRVELDRNGVVSGRMVAKLITAQKSEFPSLEESRKESVGNNDNRLPIGEGAKKDNEQSKDNLPPSTAPKGPSGRSSLHPSLLAPDGPRAVLKSPVPSRIEETPILQQIKRDPYIFIAHCYVPVLSTTVPHLERRLKLYDWKAVRCDKTGYYIVFENSRRGELEAERCYRMCHMTALFTYVMNMECQPYGNPNYERSPSPERIKAEKREKAKRERLHREMELDIEEEKRLRVENLDPAREALSVLIIELRDKLLDDVKSRVAAPALYDFLEPDRHNAKRQQLGIPAPEGTGRPSFRIDASTDGTVVHSQSDAYSRHHRPGGVSSLNVLALPRIRKVKGFEQGNAVYIDERRRAKPRKREFRPLYHRLQQLHEIEDSDDDQQVSFARDTEEVESRPLSRLSSESAESDNEDDLMRKIPSLLDAKPLDVPLPESESLAGGIEQSGLPDREKSIIEELERGINTLPTSSKKRKRLIEELATRKKRKEVDNLFELDAKPLESLVEETAQEALPADSTDALRTVTPVPKDKKRKVKGQSGKQIFEERQAPKRKEIDSTQPLLFEESVELLPEGEIEISEPAIEELKPEVEWGVSTDEPRPTAEDDDTIVLDLDGWQSLIKDDEDINFLKKALSEHLAADIGNLAAWTWKHKEIKAINRGGDRGPVHSETRVDGYYVPNPSGSARTEGRKRIRESEKSKYLPHRIKVQKAREERLAKAKNDPHAAAAEAARLLAAKSLSKSTSRSTRVNNRRLIADINAQKQALPMQNGDSDVLRFNQLKKRKKPVRFARSAIHNWGLYAEENISANDMIIEYVGEKVRQQVADMRERRYLKSGIGSSYLFRIDENTVIDATKRGGIARFINHSCTPNCTAKIIKVDGSKRIVIYALRDIDRDEELTYDYKFEREWDSDDRIPCLCGSAGCKGFLN; encoded by the exons ATGTCGCGTGCCCCCGCTGGCTTCGCAGATTTTTTTCCGACCGCTCCATCTGTTCTCCAAAAGAAACGTAGCAAAGCTGCCCAGGACCGGCACGCGGCCAACACGCCAAAGGCGGCCGATCCGCTACCGAACCTGGGCCTATCGTCGACTCCCGACATCAAAGGTGGGGTGGGCACGTCAGCGGATAATCCTGTCAGGGCCGTGGGTGAGCGAAGCGCGGAGACGACTCTTGCGCTCGGTGATACCAATGGAGCAACATCTTCGAGTTCCCTTAGCACTGGCTCCTCGGGCTTCTTCTCTGCCTCTGCGCCACCCGGGGTAGCGAAACCGAATGGGATAAGCTCCTGTGCCCTCACCCCCTTGACAAATACCGATTCTTCCCCCCCGTGTAAGATCGAAAGCCCGCTGGGTTCCAAATCTGGCTCCACGGATGCTGCACCTCAGCTCGCACCGACATGCGAAGCTCATGGCGGACCTGAGCCTGTCACAATTACGCCCTTGCACACCCCTCCGACTCCTCGCGTACAAGCACGTCCGGCAAACAGCGAGGTTAAAGGCCACAAAATAACATATGATCCGGATCTTGATAGGAAATTTCCGTCCAAAGACAGGCGAAGGAAGCCCCAGTACGAGACATTCGGCGTCGACGATGAAAAGGACCCTCCCCCTTGCGACCCTCGCATGGCAATTGCAAACTATACCCGCGGTGCTGCTTGCAAACAAAAGACCAAGTATCGACCAACGCCTTATATTCTTCGACCGTGGGCGTACGATCCTACTACCTCTGTCGGTCCCGGACCTCCGACTCAGATAGTGGTGACTGGTTTTGATCCCTTAACACCGATCGCTGCTATAAGTGCCTTATTTTCCAGCTTTGGGGACATTGGAGAGATCAATAACCGAACCGATCCTATGACTGGTAGATTCCTTGGAGTTTGTTCCATTAAATATAAGGATAGTCGAGCGTTCCGCGGTGGTATATCTTTATCCGCTTCCCAGGCCGTCAGAAGGGCGTACCTTGAATGTAAAAAAGAGCAGAGGATTGGAACTCGGCGAATTCGGGTCGAGTTGGATCGAAATGGCGTCGTCAGCGGCCGAATGGTTGCGAAACTTATTACAGCCCAGAAATCAGAATTTCCTTCGCTAGAGGAAAGTAGGAAGGAGTCTGTCGGAAATAATGATAACCGGCTACCCATAGGTGAGGGTGCGAAAAAGGACAACGAACAGTCAAAAGACAATCTTCCACCCTCTACAGCTCCGAAGGGGCCATCGGGACGATCTTCTCTTCACCCTTCTCTTCTGGCTCCCGATGGCCCACGGGCGGTCTTGAAGTCGCCGGTGCCTTCGAGAATTGAAGAAACGCCCATTTTGCAGCAAATCAAACGGGATCCGTACATATTCATTGCCCATTGTTACGTTCCGGTTTTGAGCACCACAGTTCCGCACCTAGAGCGCCGCTTAAAGCTTTACGATTGGAAGGCGGTCAGATGCGATAAGACCGGATACTATATTGTCTTCGAAAATTCGCGCCGTGGTGAATTAGAAGCAGAACGATGCTACAGAATGTGTCATATGACTGCACTTTTTACCTATGTTATGAACATGGAATGCCAACCATATGGTAACCCGAACTACGAAAGAAGCCCGAGTCCTGAGCGCATTAAAGCAGAGAAGCGGGAGAAGGCGAAAAGGGAGAGGTTGCACCGGGAAATGGAGCTAGATATCGAGGAAGAAAAACGACTCCGAGTAGAAAACCTCGATCCCGCGCGGGAAGCCCTCAGCGTTCTTATCATTGAATTGAGAGACAAGCTACTAGATGATGTTAAATCCCGAGTGGCGGCTCCAGCTTTGTATGATTTCCTTGAGCCTGACCGTCACAACGCAAAACGGCAACAACTTGGAATTCCGGCGCCTGAGGGTACGGGGCGACCCAGCTTTAGGATCGATGCGTCGACTGATGGCACCGTGGTCCATTCCCAATCAGACGCTTATTCTCGTCACCATCGACCCGGTGGTGTTTCCAGTTTGAATGTCTTGGCGCTTCCGCGTATAAGGAAGGTCAAAGGATTTGAGCAAGGTAACGCGGTATATATCGATGAAAGGCGAAGAGCCAAACCGAGGAAAAGAGAGTTTAGGCCCTTATATCACCGCCTTCAGCAACTTCATGAGATTGAAGATTCAGATGATGACCAGCAGGTTTCCTTCGCTCGAGACACGGAAGAGGTGGAAAGCCGCCCTCTCAGCCGTCTAAGTTCGGAGTCTGCGGAATCCGACAATGAGGATGACTTAATGCGGAAAATCCCAAGCTTGTTGGATGCCAAACCGCTAGACGTACCCCTGCCGGAGTCTGAAAGCCTGGCGGGCGGTATTGAGCAGAGCGGTCTGCCGGACAGGGAGAAGAGTATCATTGAAGAATTAGAACGGGGAATCAACACACTTCCAACTTCGTCTAAAAAGAGGAAACGATTAATTGAAGAGCTTGCAACACGCAAAAAGCGAAAAGAAGTCGATAATTTATTTGAACTTGACGCGAAACCTTTGGAATCACTGGTTGAGGAAACAGCACAAGAGGCTCTGCCTGCAGATTCAACCGATGCTTTGCGGACGGTAACACCGGTACCGAAAGACAAGAAACGTAAAGTGAAGGGTCAATCCGGGAAGCAGATCTTTGAGGAAAGGCAAGCCCCGAAACGGAAAGAAATTGATTCTACGCAGCCTCTATTGTTCGAAGAATCAGTCGAGTTGCTACCCGAAGGGGAAATAGAAATTTCTGAACCGGCCATTGAAGAGCTGAAACCAGAAGTGGAATGGGGAGTGTCAACAGACGAACCGCGACCAACAGCAGAAGACGATGATACAATTGTCCTCGACTTGGACGGCTGGCAGAGTCTCATTAAGGATGACGAGGATATTAATTTCCTTAAAAAGGCTCTGTCAGAGCATCTCGCGGCGGATATTGGGAATCTGGCCGCTTGGACTTGGAAGCATAAAGAAATAAAGGCAATTAATCGCGGCGGCGACAGAGGCCCAGTGCACTCTGAGACAAGGGTTGACGGATATTAtgttccaaatccttctGGTTCGGCAAGGACAgagggaagaaaaaggatTCGGGAATCAGAAAAATCGAAGTACCTGCCTCATCGGATCAAAGTCCAGAAAGCTCGCGAAGAACGGTTGGCTAAAGCGAAGAATGACCCTCATGCAGCAGCCGCCGAAGCGGCGAGACTTCTTGCGGCTAAATCACTTTCTAAATCTACGTCTCGGTCTACCCGTGTAAATAATCGGCGTCTGATCGCTGATATCAATGCACAGAAGCAAGCCCTCCCAATGCAAAATGGGGACAGCGACGTCCTGCGATTCAATCAACTGAAAAAGCGGAAAAAGCCAGTGCGTTTTGCTCGATCGGCTATTCATAATTGGGGACTGTACGCCGAGGAAAATATCTCCGCCAACGATATGATTATTGAGTATGTTGGAGAGAAAGTTCGTCAACAAGTCGCAGACATGCGTGAAAGGAGATATTTGAAGAGCGGTATAGGGAGCAGCTACCTATTCCGAATTGACGAAAACACTGTTATTGATGCTACAAAAAGAGGTGGAATTGCAAGATTTATCAATCATAGTTGCACTCCAAATTGCACTGCAAAGATAATCAAAGTTGATGGTAGCAAACGGATCGTTATTTATGCATTGAGAGATATCGACCGAG ACGAGGAACTCACCTATGACTACAAGTTTGAGCGGGAATGGGATAGCGATGATAGAATACCATGCCTTTGCGGCTCGGCCGGCTGTAAGGGGTTCCTAAACTGA
- the SQS1 gene encoding squalene synthetase-like protein (EggNog:ENOG410QDR3~COG:A) — MDNYKDGNAAPANSQKFTMSEEALNTERHSLTRSTKQLRYHGIQFVSAGNMAPDDPISLSKSQDSQPHHMEESPRLDRSPGNSAPFNMGGLKPALEENISAHQGHVIAASSSDSDDEVVFKGRKHVSTFNHWHGETEMDRATPCDNFQKESQLQTYNEVSTTSRELTPNSFENINLEGFRDRQDHLAIATDYEDINISDAAIADYIAHIDESDSADGECSSGTKHKTASPVPIHNLSFDKISSSHVHGSSTPGFEDLDPGSANVDGPNDDDDDDDDDDDDDGDDNEIEEKSPLPSTGRFAQQRRISKLLSMSTLALDVESYGAFDIMDFERPSLKKSKANRRQPPPTFDLSDSDLELELHLSWENDRKKKKKAKKHREELRAQGLLGGKPGQVNLNAKYSNGIDFDDIRQEIRVFLLSQTQVLALPPMDKKTRKVVHELANILSLKSQSRGHGRSRFPILTKTARTRSFDTESIGKIEALFGSASTVQHMGKSHRGRGNGIRAASYMDGDVVGASAPELGAENRGRMMLEKMGWTKGSTLGAINTQGILHPVVHVVKTSKTCLG, encoded by the exons ATGGACAATTACAAAGATGGCAATGCTG CACCCGCCAACAGCCAGAAATTTACCATGAGCGAGGAGGCTCTGAATACAGAGCGCCATTCGTTAACGAGGTCGACTAAACAATTGCGATATCATGGAATACAGTTTGTTAGTGCTGGTAACATGGCACCAGATGATCCAATATCTCTAAGCAAGTCTCAAGATTCACAACCTCACCATATGGAGGAGTCCCCAAGGCTGGATCGGTCTCCGGGCAATTCCGCGCCTTTTAATATGGGGGGATTAAAGCCAGCCCTCGAAGAAAATATTTCGgctcaccaaggacatgTTATCGCTGCGTCTTCCTCCGATTCCGATGATGAGGTAGTTTTCAAAGGAAGAAAACATGTATCCACATTTAATCATTGGCATGGAGAAACGGAAATGGATCGCGCCACTCCTTGTGATAACTTTCAAAAAGAGTCCCAACTTCAAACATACAATGAGGTCAGCACTACAAGTCGAGAATTGACACCCAATTCATTTGAAAACATAAATCTTGAAGGATTTCGGGATCGCCAGGACCATCTCGCAATTGCTACCGACTATGAGGATATAAATATATCTGATGCCGCAATAGCAGATTATATTGCGCATATAGATGAGTCTGACTCGGCGGATGGGGAATGCTCTTCAGGCACAAAACACAAGACAGCGAGTCCGGTGCCCATCCACAATCTTTCGTTCGATAAGATTTCCTCCAGCCATGTCCATGGCTCCTCCACGCCTGGTTTTGAGGACCTAGATCCTGGTAGCGCGAATGTTGATGGGCcaaatgatgatgatgatgatgatgacgatgacgatgacgatgatggtgatgataATGAAATTGAGGAAAAGTCTCCTTTGCCTTCAACAGGCCGCTTTGCACAACAACGTCGGATCTCAAAGCTATTATCCATGTCTACTTTAGCCCTTGATGTAGAGTCGTATGGGGCATTTGACATTATGGATTTCGAGCGACCAAGTTTGAAAAAGTCTAAAGCCAACCGCAGACAACCGCCGCCAACTTTTGACTTGTCAGATAGCGACCTTGAATTGGAGCTGCATCTGTCGTGGGAGAATGAtcggaaaaagaagaagaaggcaaaAAAGCACCGAGAGGAGTTACGTGCCCAAGGGTTACTTGGTGGTAAGCCAGGCCAGGTGAATTTAAATGCTAAATATTCGAATGGGATCGACTTCGATGACATTCGGCAGGAGATTCGCGTTTTTTTGTTGTCCCAGACTCAGGT ACTGGCACTTCCGCCGATGGATAAGAAAACCCGTAAAGTCGTCCACGAATTGGCAAATATATTGTCGTTGAAGTCACAATCCAGAGGACATGGAAGATCTCGTTTTCCTATACTAACTAAAACTGCGCGGACGCGCAGTTTCGACACCGAGTCCATTGGCAAGATTGAAGCTCTGTTTGGCTCTGCATCAACTGTACAGCATATGGGTAAAAGCCACCGGGGCCGAGGGAACGGCATTAGAGCAGCGTCATATATGGATGGAGATGTTGTTGGAGCATCTGCCCCTGAATTAGGCGCCGAAAACCGAGGACGAATGATGTTGGAGAAGATGGGATGGACAAAAGGCTCAACTTTAGGGGCAATAAACACCCAAGGGATTTTGCATCCAGTTGTCCATGTGGTGAAAACAAGCAAAACATGCCTTGGGTGA
- a CDS encoding uncharacterized protein (EggNog:ENOG410QDCZ~COG:O~BUSCO:9237at33183) yields MGQSQSADGGNGNPHRRERDEANGKRDFYEILGVEPLATTEHLKKAYRKKALELHPDKNYGNIEQCTALFAEVQAAYEVLSDPQERAWYDSNRDAILYSKDNPRGDQHSYNSKVTGTEDILNAMINFNPRTEFSDDSSGFFGGVREIFERLAQEELNACIMDGLESVNYPSFGFKDDDLDNIRSFYGVWSTFSTKKSFAWKDTYKYSEAPDRRVRRLMEKENKRLRDEAIREFNDAVRSLVSFVKKRDPRYKSAVQNELERQRLLRDSAAMQAARSRAANEARLGEYSVPEWAQREQLEEEMFSATSESEQDHFECVVCRKTFKSEKQFEAHERSKKHIKAVRQLRYEMKVEDDHVQINTSESQEGVVCGPEFDTTTARETDTADNLQKETLQCEDIGENATMDNEGTEFSCNSDTPEQPPTIKHPLGESHDSAVDQVGASFANSSIADARPTESTVRKVGKAKQKRAKKAIKTEGQKGNLACGTCGRSFMSRNKLFCHLKEESHGIPSSQVNEKH; encoded by the exons ATGGGCCAATCCCAGTCAGCAGATGGTGGGAATGGAAATCCTCACAGGAGAGAACGTGATGAGGCCAACGGCAAGAGGGACTTCTATGAGATCTTAGGGGTAGAACCGCTTGCAACCACAGAACA CCTCAAAAAAGCATACCGCAAGAAGGCACTAGAACTTCATCCAGATAAAAACTATGGCAACATTGAACAATGCACTGCGCTCTTTGCTGAAGTTCAGGCAGCATATGAAGTCTTATCGGATCCGCAAGAAAGGGCTTGGTATGACTCAAATAGGGATGCAATTCTCTACAGCAAGGATAATCCACGGGGAGATCAGCATTCCTATAATTCTAAGGTAACTGGGACGGAGGATATTTTGAATGCCATGATAAACTTCAACCCGCGTACGGAATTTTCTGATGACTCTTCTGGGTTTTTCGGTGGAGTCCGGGAAATATTTGAACGGTTAGCCCAGGAAGAATTAAATGCGTGCATCATGGACGGTCTGGAATCAGTTAATTATCCCTCATTCGGCTTCAAAGACGATGATCTCGATAACATTCGATCTTTTTACGGCGTATGGTCTACATTTTCCACCAAGAAATCCTTTGCGTGGAAGGATACCTACAAATACTCCGAGGCACCCGATCGACGAGTTCGGAGGCTgatggagaaagaaaataaacgCTTAAGGGACGAAGCAATCCGGGAGTTCAATGATGCAGTGAGATCACTGGTGTCTTTCGTGAAAAAACGTGATCCCCGATACAAATCAGCAGTCCAGAATGAACTTGAACGTCAGAGATTGTTACGGGATTCTGCTGCCATGCAGGCTGCTCGCTCGCGAGCAGCAAACGAAGCAAGACTTGGAGAGTACTCGGTGCCTGAGTGGGCGCAAAGGGAACAGCTTGAGGAGGAAATGTTCAGTGCTACATCTGAATCTGAGCAGGATCATTTTGAGTGTGTGGTTTGCCGCAAAACATTTAAAAGTGAAAAGCAATTTGAAGCCCACGAGCGGAGTAAAAAGCATATTAAAGCTGTAAGGCAGCTCCGCTATGAAATGAAGGTTGAGGATGACCACGTTCAGATAAACACATCTGAATCTCAGGAGGGAGTCGTGTGTGGGCCTGAATTTGACACAACCACTGCCAGAGAAACGGATACGGCCGACAATTTGCAGAAGGAAACCCTTCAGTGTGAAGACATTGGTGAAAATGCAACAATGGATAATGAAGGAACTGAATTTTCATGCAACAGTGACACCCCTGAACAGCCTCCCACTATAAAGCATCCATTGGGAGAATCTCACGATAGTGCTGTTGATCAGGTTGGTGCATCCTTTGCAAATTCTTCTATTGCTGATGCTCGGCCAACGGAAAGCACAGTGAGGAAGGTGGGGAAAGCAAAGCAGAAGCGAGCCAAAAAGGCAATCAAAACTGAAGGCCAGAAGGGGAATCTTGCTTGTGGGACCTGTGGACGCTCGTTCATGTCCAGAAACAAGTTGTTCTGCCATCTTAAGGAGGAGAGTCATGGCATTCCTTCCAGTCAGGTAAATGAAAAGCACTAG
- a CDS encoding uncharacterized protein (EggNog:ENOG410PNMD~COG:O): MRSFFKKPTWANADTEAPLTEFYRRSQHLYSDIVAEQQHNAESDHEEEKQPNPVTDEELRGERHVKRQCTSSNNRVTVSSCPVPKPTSFTIKGRQTNPVDLDIATKPLECTTTVEQLLPEPVSETSNDESLSEEEFPELARKARERARQHVAPSSGHAPTMQKPDLHKPRNEFNAESPDPIVPGPHCKTGEAPLCDPVVHILITSSIENTKPLLVRRRLSQNLGDVRKAWCNKQAFSPKLAFSIFLTWKGRRVFDVTTCQSLGIRAPAASDSSFFANSFSNDDGILRIHMEATTQELVEMQKRQGYMSLHQAERSSIAREEITEQVIRITLRTPSSEDFKLKVRPTSKISDVIKTFRTALEISEKVVDFHFDGERLNPDSSVRDNDIDDLDCIDVVIKNCR; the protein is encoded by the exons ATGCGTTCATTCTTCAAAAAGCCCACTTGGGCGAATGCTGACACTGAAGCTCCCCTGACTGAGTTTTACCGTCGTTCACAGCACCTTTATTCGGATATAGTGGCAGAACAGCAGCACAATGCTGAAAGCGATCATGAAGAGGAAAAACAGCCCAATCCGGTGACAGATGAAGAGTTGAGAGGGGAGAGACATGTGAAGAGGCAATGTACCTCATCTAATAATAGAGTGACGGTATCTAGTTGTCCTG TTCCGAAACCAACTTCATTTACCATTAAAGGTCGACAGACAAACCCTGTCGACCTCGATATAGCGACCAAACCACTCGAATGTACCACGACAGTAGAACAGTTACTTCCTGAACCGGTATCCGAGACAAGCAATGATGAGTCACTGTCGGAAGAGGAATTTCCGGAGCTTGCACGAAAGGCCCGCGAAAGGGCACGCCAACATGTAGCACCTTCGAGTGGCCATGCTCCAACGATGCAGAAGCCCGATCTTCATAAACCGCGAAACGAATTTAATGCAGAGTCCCCGGATCCTATCGTCCCTGGGCCCCACTGCAAAACTGGCGAAGCTCCTCTCTGCGACCCAGTTGTACACATTCTTATTACTTCTTCGATTGAAAATACAAAACCACTGCTCGTCCGCCGGCGATTGTCTCAAAATCTAGGGGATGTACGAAAGGCCTGGTGCAACAAGCAGGCATTCAGCCCCAAACTCGCCTTTTCTATTTTTCTCACATGGAAAGGCCGACGAGTGTTCGATGTTACTACCTGTCAGAGCCTAGGGATCCGAGCTCCGGCAGCCAGTGACAGCTCTTTCTTTGCGAATAGCTTTTCAAACGATGACGGGATCTTACGTATTCATATGGAGGCCACTACGCAAGAATTGGTCGAAATGCAGAAACGGCAAGGATATATGAGCCTACATCAGGCAGAGAGATCAAGTATTGCGCGGGAAGAGATTACAGAGCAGGTGATTCGCATTACCCTACGGACTCCAAGCTCCGAAGATTTCAAACTCAAAGTTCGGCCGACATCCAAAATATCTGATGTCATTAAAACCTTTCGCACTGCTCTGGAAATTTCAGAGAAGGTGGTTGACTTTCATTTTGATGGTGAACGTCTTAATCCTGATTCTTCGGTCAGGGATAATGATATTGATGATCTGGATTGTATTGATGTTGTTATAAAGAATTGTAGATGA
- a CDS encoding uncharacterized protein (EggNog:ENOG410QDCZ~COG:O~BUSCO:6467at33183), translating to MKFAHRYSHTLESEGFPLHWVRCAISYRQLKKCIKRIRDELAELGLPPEILNHLWLSEDVRDSIGKSDTSIVGFSYSFLSCPSGLAPKLTFLIDPNESHIPESLSAETREYLRVLLGTSGKQAASSTSETSVSLAQHVVVSCGLASGEMGKSFVSASEACKPIQEVEIPLHSDSEFFQILKEELSILHDLQERERKELDSQVKHLRDSLVETISSHLSWSRPTLSTWREIFRLYIDSQVFFSTDELDSGERTSTVAHQQLVKFQSSLSENNRYKKLGKNGRVVLESFLKINFVLLQSLKFQEINRIALRKILKKFDKRTALRAYPAIPLLEPLLARNVAKILCQTISQELLSIVPQITDYLCPICLSISFKPVRLRCNHVFCIRCLVIMQRAQQNQCALCRREVVMEATSDNLDQELLAFLSTVFPKETRIKQKENERAARMDLYGNTYDACTLM from the exons ATGAAATTCGCGCATAGGTATTCTCATACCTTGGAAAGCGAGGGATTTCCTCTGCACTGGGTGCGTTGTGCTATTTCTTATCGCCAACTCAAAAAATGCATCAAGCGAATTCGTGATGAACTCGCCGAGCTTGGTCTACCGCCGGAAATTCTTAACCACCTTTGGCTTTCCGAAGACGTGAGGGATAGTATTGGTAAATCGGACACGTCAATTGTTGGGTTCTCCTACTCTTTCTTGA GTTGTCCTTCCGGCCTTGCTCCGAAATTGACATTTCTCATTGATCCCAACGAGTCGCACATACCCGAATCTTTGTCCGCCGAAACTCGCGAATATCTTCGTGTCCTCCTCGGCACCTCCGGTAAACAAGCCGCATCATCCACGAGTGAGACGTCTGTCAGCCTTGCCCAACATGTTGTGGTATCGTGTGGATTGGCCAGCGGGGAAATGGGTAAGTCCTTTGTTTCTGCCAGCGAAGCTTGCAAACCAATTCAAGAAGTGGAGATACCGTTACATTCGGACTCCGAATTTTTCCAAATTCTCAAAGAAGAACTATCCATCCTCCATGATTTACAAGAACGAGAGCGAAAGGAATTGGACAGTCAAGTGAAACATTTACGTGACAGCCTCGTTGAGACGATAAGTTCCCATTTAAGTTGGTCAAGGCCTACTCTCTCCACCTGGCGCGAAATATTTCGGCTGTACATAGATTCTCAAGTATTTTTCTCTACCGATGAGCTCGATTCAGGTGAAAGAACATCCACGGTGGCCCACCAACAGTTGGTGAAATTCCAAAGCTCTTTATCAGAAAACAACCGGTATAAAAAACTTGGAAAAAACGGTCGGGTTGTTCTTGAATCATTTTTAAAGATTAATTTCGTCCTCCTGCAAAGCTTGAAGTTTCAGGAGATCAATCGGATAGCACTGCGGAAGATCCTCAAGAAATTTGACAAGCGAACAGCTCTTCGTGCTTATCCAGCAATTCCGCTATTGGAGCCCCTCCTGGCTCGCAATGTCGCAAAGATTCTTTGTCAGACTATCTCTCAGGAGCTTCTGAGTATTGTTCCCCAGATCACTGATTACCTTTGTCCAATATGCTTGAGCATATCCTTCAAGCCTGTTAGACTGCGCTGTAACCATGTTTTCTGTATCCGCTGTCTTGTGATCATGCAACGAGCACAGCAGAACCAATGTGCCTTATGTCGCAGAGAAGTTGTCATGGAAGCCACAAGTG ACAATCTGGACCAGGAGCTTCTTGCATTTCTGAGTACTGTTTTCCCAAAAGAAACCAGGATcaaacaaaaggaaaatgaaAGAGCTGCAAGGATGGATCTTTATGGCAACACGTATGATGCCTGCACCCTCATGTAA
- the RMT1_2 gene encoding type I protein arginine N-methyltransferase Rmt1 (EggNog:ENOG410PPKG~COG:S~BUSCO:15561at33183) yields the protein MKVLTANFVTCAVKSCKASPTSFPLHFHNAELEQQEIEFSPQLLYNILPRIDWDALQTTANELGFAGLVDSKPEKDQLQNEQLLRDLHRLLLETSVVEGKLVCGNCGHEYKIKEGIANFLLPSHLV from the exons ATGAAGGTTCTAACAGCAAATTTTGTGACATGTGCTGTGAAAAGCTGCAAAGCGTCCCCTACTTCATTCCCACTCCATTTCCATAATGCAGAGCTTGAGCAGCAGGAGATTGAGTTCTCACCCCAATTACTCTACAATATCCTACCTCGCATAGACTGGGATGCACTGCAAACAACAGCAAATGAA CTAGGTTTTGCGGGTCTAGTTGATTCAAAGCCAGAGAAGGACCAGTTGCAAAACGAACAACTATTACGAGACCTCCACCGGCTTCTACTTGAAACTTCCGTTGTCGAGGGTAAACTCGTTTGCGGCAACTGTGGGCACGAGTACAAGATTAAAGAGGGGATTGCGAACTTTTTGCTCCCGAGTCACTTAG TCTGA